A window of Cyprinus carpio isolate SPL01 chromosome A6, ASM1834038v1, whole genome shotgun sequence genomic DNA:
ggaaactataaaaaattattaatttgtccCTGTGGTCCAGTTATCCATCAGCAggtttattattttgtgctgcTGGTATTGGCACATGgtggtgtttttatgttttttttttttttttttttggaactggcAGATTAGTTTAATTGAAAAGCCTTGTTGTGGTGTTATCGAGCTGAAGGGTGACTTGACCAACTCATTCAGTAGTTACAGGTCAGCTCTGCAGGTGGGTGTCCTTCCATTTGCAGCCCCTCTTAAACTTGTTCTCATCCATGAAAAATAatcatggcagaaaaaaaaagatgaaaatgactagCGTCCAACCTCTCATGAAGTTTGTGCTTGTAACTGCTCATAGAGTTTTGGCAGCCAGTGTGAATCATTGTTGGGGATAACTTTTAATcatgtgtgtaagtgtttgtgaTAGATTTGGGACAATTCTATTAAGATtattgtcttaaagggatagttctcttaaattgacaattctgtcatcatttacacccctcatgtttttccaaatctgtGTTGTTCTTCATGTGGAACACAAAGAAGATGTGCTTTGGACCATGTAATTAAAGTTAGTTGGGTCCAAAGCAACACTGGAAGCCTTTGACTTTAGATTATTAATATGTTGTTCACACCAAGAAAAGggtggttcttttaagaactgtacACTGAACAGCTCAGAATGGTTCTTCTGTAGCATTGCTTTGAAATGAACCTACATTTTTGAGATCTTTTGTCCATGGATGTTGacggttcttcatggaaccatcaatgccaataaagaacctttattttaagaacaTACAACTGGTTCAGAAAcacttttcactcagaaattcctAGTAAATATCTCAAATAATTTCCAAGAACCTACCAGCAACATGttgaattaaacgtgaaattttTAGAAAGACTAAAAATATaaagactgaaagaaaaaagcagagagactgaaatagtattttctaataaaacatacttcagttatctttattttatttattgctttgaaaaattattttttaagagatCCAGTAAGCATTTTAAGTAGTCCTTCTGTCATGATTCCTACTTTGTAGAAGGATGTTTCCAGTTCTGAAGGTCAGCGTGACGGGTCTGGATCCCAATGCCATGTATTCGTTCCTCTTGGACTTCAGTCCTGCAGACGGGCACCGCTGGAAGTACGTGAACGGCGAGTGGGTCCCTGCGGGCAAACCTGAGCCTCACAGTCACAGCTGCGTCTACATCCACCCCGACTCGCCCAACTTCGGTGCCCACTGGATGAAGGCTCCGGTGTCCTTCAACAAAGTCAAACTGACCAACAAACTCAACGGAGGCGGCCAGGTGCTGAAATGCTGACACATACAAGATATACATAGCGAACTAAATATCCTTAAGGCTTAAATAAGTTCCCACTGCACTGTCTTTGGCTGATTTCTCATCTAATCATGTTGTTAAATTGTTCTGCGTAAAAAGTCTAAGAAAACAAAGACTCCCTGCAGATTTTGCACATGGAATGCTCGTGTTGTGCAGGTGTGTAATGCTGTAAGTGACCTGTTCCGTAAGTTGAGTAGCCTCTCAGGGCTCTTGTGTGTCCAAACAGGCTTCTGTAGCTTTTAGGAGTCTTGGCCTGCCTTTAATCACCCTATGCGCTGCCACGGGGAAATTTCAAGTGTGCATTTATACAATTAGTGCACTCCTCTGCTCCACTTCACCTATGGAGCCCCTTTGTTTAGCAGGTACTGCATGTAAACAGGAATAAACAGCTCTTAATTGCCACTTTTCTCATTTAATGCACTTCCTGCCGTTCAGACAGAGAGTGGTCTACTTCAGCTAGCCATCCTGGCTTTCAGCGGGGCCGCTGCGAGGTGCTCCAGCCCGCTCCATTCGAGTATGACTCCGCCACCAAATTATTATTGGTATTTACATGACCCCTCCCCTGCGCCCTCCCCGCCACCCTATCCTCTTCTCCTCTATTCCTGTCTGTTCCCTATTTACCGGGGTTTTTAAACGCAGAGCTGGCAGCAGAGAGGACGATGAGCGAGAACCAGCTCTAAATGAAATAATTGCTGTGGTTAGTTGTACATTATGGTAATTACCTCTGTTTTTTCTATGCAAAATTAATTTAGCCATCAGTCCTTAGATGTTCAAAaaggcaacatattaaaaaggcAGCAGGGAGAGAAAAGCACACAAAGCCCTTTATGTCCTCTGTAGCCATGCAGATGAGTACCTGCCCCTCATCAGTCATTGTAATCCACCAATTAGAGTAAAAAATGCTGCTTTTCTCTCTCGTTCCATCCATCTCTTTCTCAGAATTCGGCTTGATAGATTTATTCATGCTTGACGtggtcactgcagtcatccgaagaattttttcacacaaaaaaacagagaCAATGCAGTGTCTAAATGTAAAGACCTACCAATGTACAGTATAATGAAACTGTCCAAATTTTCAGCTGACGACTTGGAGTatgattacacagttttaatgtcataaataattacattttgatacataaaatacattatttctcATCTGATTAGACATGTAGCTCTAACTAAGTTCAGCTACTGTCAGAACAATTAACACAACCACCAAAATAGTTTGTAATTTTGCCATACAGCACTACAAAATAGCCACCTCTTTATGTCAAGTAACTTTATACAAAGAAACTGACATTTAAAATCTAttgatatttcattaaatataattatattgagCTTAATATctataaaatttaattagaattaaatgGATTGAAATTCAAAGCATATTATATAACTGCTTTAAGTGGCTGTAATATATATAAGAAGTCTCTAAacctcaccaaggctgaatttatttgatcaaaaatacaataaatacagtaaaaacattgcaaaatattattacagtttaaaataactgttttctatttgaatatattttaaaatgtactttattcctgtgatgcataaATGCCTTTAcctgtctgaatattttttttatatatttatataattaatgtaatgttCTTGGATATATGGGTGattcatactgaaaaaaataaataaatatattattatagccATACAGCAGTTTTGCTTTGGATTTCAATCTGTTTTAATTCTTCATTACCTTCAAAACCTATTTACAATTCTGCATCCTCTTTGATACctcattcaatttaaattcaattaaataactgAATGTATTGGTACAGTATGGACCCGCATTAGCTAAAAGTTGGTATGTACACTTGTAGAGAACTCTTCTTTTCTGTTTACCTGGTCTAGATCATGCTGAATTCTCTCCATAAGTACGAGCCTCAGATTCACATTGTTCGTGTAGGAGGCAGCCACAGGATGGTGACCAACATCTCTTTCACAGAAACTCAGTTCATCGCTGTAACGGCCTACCAGAATGAAGAGGTTAGAGCATCTTCACAAAGCATTTAGGGTAAACATActtaaaggcttagttcacccagaaattgaATTTCTGTAGcaatttattcactctcatgtcattccaaaaactGGATTTCTTTCTTCCACAAATCTTGATGTTCATGCTGCTTGTTTCCATGCAATGACAGTGAATAATGACCACGGTGTCTTTTAAAATACAAGATAAAAAGAGGTCCATACAACTTCTGAAATCATGAAATCAGATGACAGAAATTTTTCAGGTGTCTTTTTCAGGTGAAAATGGCAATTGTATctttaaaaagaaccattttttttttttttttttttttgtgaatgcaaAGTATAATGCTTGCATGTACATTAATAGATGAAAATATTTCACCTCTGTTGAACGAGATATATTTTATGCTCACAATCCTCTTCTCTTACCTTCACAGATAACTGCACTGAAGATAAAACACAATCCATTTGCTAAAGCTTTCCTTGACGCAAAGGAAAGGTACAGTTAATTTCAATGACATTAAACACCAAACACTGTCAGTGTCAGAAGATAAGTTTCTCACCGATTTAACAATGCGTATTTCAACTCATAATAATATCATAACAGGCTTTAGCGCTAGTCAAGTTAATATTACTGTGCGAAATCAACAGTGATTAGCGaccaattattaaacatttatgctTTGAatcgagtgagtgtgtgagtaaaGGAGCTTGTTTGAGAGGCAGTGTGAAGTGAGAGTGAGAGATTTTAAGCGGCTACAGTGAAGAATGTGTGAGATATTACACAACAATGTTGGTTGAATGAGCGTTGAATTATTGTACTCCAGTAAATGTAATCATAACTTCACTGGAGCAGAGGTACTGTACtctgaaaaactactcaagtgAGACTTTACTGTACAGTGTGAATTTGAACTATTAGAGAGTGAATCTCATGAACATGTGAACCCCAAGAATAGAAAACAtggaaaagaaaggaagaaaaaattatattttgcataaagaaaatatacacctatataatatgcatatatatttaatacatattttaggaccattatcatattttgcattgttacattatattaatgacaactgaaaaagaaaaagactcgatttatatttaaatgattagaaatgaaaagcagtacaacaaatactactttgaatgcaatattatatatatatatatatatatatatatatatatatatatatatatatatatatatatatatatatatatatatatataaaattttgcatTACACTAATGagttcatgataaaaaaaatttttttccaccacagtcTGTACACCAGTGAAATTTGAATTCtgaaatttaaatcacaaaatttATGTAATGACGAAAAATCAAAAGTGATATGTCAGGacatgacaagacaaaaaatatatatataagaaaatataaatataagaaaatataaggTTATgtagaatatacctgtgaaaggACGTACATTCAATAAAAACCTAACAGGTGTCACATGATTCGCCTCGAAATataaatagtgaaaaaaaatcaaaagtagaACAGActcactaaaatgtaaataatctttATATATGCTATACTTTTCAcaataatttttaatacttttattgagcagaCATGCATTAATTTGGTCAATAGTGACTGTAAAGATATTTATGATGTTACTCAAActagatgctgttcttttgaactttctgttcatcaaagaattgtgtggaaaaagtcacagttttcacaataataataataaatgtttcttgagcagcaaatcagcatattagaatgatttctgaaggatcatgtgacactgaagagtggagtaatgaagctgaaaattcaacttttcaTGACAGgagtaaatgacatttaaaatctataataatagaaaacggttcttttaaattgcaataatatttcaaaatattactgcatttttatcaaataaactggtgagtataagagacttctttcaaaaacattaagaaagtCTTAACAATCCCAACcttgaacaatagtgtatgtgATTATTATATGGATATTAACCATTATGATAGATGAGTTCTGGATTTGAGGTTTGTCTCATGCACAAAGCTTTTTCTCTTTATAGGAGCCATCCTAAGAATCATCTAGAACCTCCATCTGAAAACCAGCATGTGGGCATACCGCACTGTTAGTCATTTCTTTTCTTctatttacataatatgtgttttGTCTGATTTACAGACATGTTTAAGAAATAAGTATTGCATTATGTTAACAGTGTTAGGTGAATCCTATTGGTGTCCATTTGTTGGTTGCAGGCGGATGGTTCATATCAAACCCAGACACTCTGTGTTCTGCTAGTGGTGGTAACTTTCCGTACCCAGGAGGTTTACCGCTTACTCCCCACCATGGGTACAAACACTACCCAAGCCTGCACGGGCCCCGAGCAGCCCCGTACCCATCCCCCTACCTGCCCCACCATCATCACCACCGTGGCCATAACTCAGGtgatctgtggaacacaaaaggagaaatgtttaaaatgtcaagtCATGAATTTcagtataatgaaagtgaatggggatcTAAAGATCTAAACTGACAAAATGAGTTTGATGATGTCTTATATTTCCAaatttcctatttattttataagtttttcTAGTTGTGCATTTTTTCTCACGTCactttttctgattttttctTGGTGTCTCTATCTGAGAATCTGAGTCCAGGTGCTGTGCAGATGTTCTCTGGTCACGAGGGCTGGACAGGTGTGTCTCCTCCTGGTCCTGCTGCGATGCTGTCTATGCAACCTGCTCCAAGCTCACCCGGAGCCAGCAGGTCAGAGAGAACAACGACTTGTACATTTAAGTCTTACAAAATATATCCAAAAAGGTGTTAATAAGTAAATAAGCTCATGTGATTTTCAGTCAGTATCCATGCCTGTGGACCGTGAGCAGCTGCACTGTATCTTCCAGTCCTCCAGGGGGCATTGTGAGCTCCACACATAGCCAGGAGGAACCCACAGATGGAGGGTCCACCTCAACATCACCCTGCTCTTTACTGCAGGGCCATGGACCAACCAGCTCTGAGGCTGGTGTAGATCAAGCCAGTCACAGTAGGGTAGGCAGGGTGAGCTGGTCTTCTGTCTCCACCCACTCATTTTGAGTGTTCTCATTTAATTCTAAAGAAGAGGTGTACATGATCTTTGAAGATAATGGATGTACAGCTGGTTCTGATGTGTCAATGGTCCTGTCCCCAATGATGCTGAGTTTATGCTTTAATGACATAAAGGCTctgttggaataaaaaaaaaaaaaaaacctgtaggaATTCTAAATACTGTCAGGAGTACCTCAAATAACCCCATCATAAGAATAAAGTTGATGTACTTGATTTCCTTTGAATAAACTGTATGATATTTGAGTCACCTACCAAATGTTCAAAGCTTTCTGCCAGACTGGAATTCTAAGGATcttaaaagaaagacaaatggCCTCTCTAAGAAACGAGGAAACATAGTCCAGAAGATCTCAAATCCGAACAGGACcatcttttatcttttataatAGAAAAAGGGAAACTTTTTGTGCTTTCAGTGTGTTGTaaactttatattatttgtatgttaCAAGTCATTGCAATGTATCTGAGGACAGCTTTTTGTGAATGTTGTCGTAAAAGTCAGTGATCATCATGAGAACACagaggtcatgggttcaattcccagagaacacacacattgatttaaaaaagggATTTGCATTAAAACATCTGTCATATAACTGTaaatgtacattactgttcaaaagtttggggtttttagatttttagtctcttatgttatgctcaccaagactgcatttatttgaccaaaaatatagtattaaaaaaaaaaaaacggtttaattgtgaaatattactatttaaaataacttatattatactgtaatataatttaaaatataatttattcccaattatggcaaagctgaattttcagcagccataatttcagtcttcagtgtcacaatccttctgaaataatttgaataagctgatttgctgttcaagaaacatttcttcttattttcagtgttgaaaacagttttgcatttttgtggaaatggtgatatatttttttcaggatgctttgattaatagaaagttcaaaagaatggcatttaattaaaataaatactttttaacatTATGAAAGTTGTTAGTCACATTtgtaaagtattaattttaatttatttaaaaaaatcttactgaccctaaagtTTTGAAGGGTTTTGTACATGTACTGTAACAGAAACTCGTTCctttatcttatatttatttctCTTCACAGTccttttttgtacatttgtacaaCAGTCTGGTCAAAAGTTCAAAGCGATTATCTGAACACAGAACATCTGACTGAAGTGAATCATAGAGGGAGCTTAATACAACTACAACTGTGGTAAAACTCAACAATTAGGCCCCAGCATAAATGGTTAGTTAATCAAATAAACCACTTTGGCTTGTGAAACAAGGCAGTGTTTTGGCAGGCACAGTGATTTCACTCTTACCTGGACTTTTTACCTCCACAATAGCAAACATTCATTCAcaagctctctctcacacacacattcatcacattcacactttcacaggCAGAAGCACAAACACATTACAGTTGCattcacacaacaacacacacagctcCGCTTCCTCCAAAAGCAGGCCTCATTTACCCGCAGTTTTAAAACGCTGCATAAAGAGAAGACAATTATTCCCGCATCATATTTTTCCGctcttgaaaatgttattttaattgtgccGGTGGAGTGGACTGCTCTGTTGTTTTCACATGAGTGTAAAAAATAATGACGGCTGTCCAGTGAATGGGCCCTTGGCATGAGTTTAGGCCACTATGGGCATGCAgcagactctctcacacacacacctaaacataCACAGTGTCTAAACAGCTTCAGAAACGACCAAGAAAATGTTctgaattttattttcttaattccCTGATCACTTATCTTTTCATTTTCCAATCCTTACTTTTTCATATTAGTCCTTATTTTAGGTCTGTGATGATAAACCGTATTTTAAgcctttaaaaatgttgaaaccTAACTGCTATTGTACCCGcgatgtttaatttaataaaacaaaaaacaataaaaacatgttcaaGACAGTGAATGTATTGTTGTAAActtctttaaagggacagttcacccaaacatgtaCTTGTCCTTAAGATATTctaaattttaaagaaatgtctcagtgttttttgtccaatggtgtacttcaaaatatcttcttttagtattcgagaaaa
This region includes:
- the tbx19 gene encoding T-box transcription factor TBX19 → MKVEEELRSGGAVTGTRDGNDCCITRLLSVVESELQAGREKGDPTEKQLKVILEDSELWRKFKELTNEMIVTKNGRRMFPVLKVSVTGLDPNAMYSFLLDFSPADGHRWKYVNGEWVPAGKPEPHSHSCVYIHPDSPNFGAHWMKAPVSFNKVKLTNKLNGGGQIMLNSLHKYEPQIHIVRVGGSHRMVTNISFTETQFIAVTAYQNEEITALKIKHNPFAKAFLDAKERSHPKNHLEPPSENQHVGIPHCGWFISNPDTLCSASGGNFPYPGGLPLTPHHGYKHYPSLHGPRAAPYPSPYLPHHHHHRGHNSVSLSENLSPGAVQMFSGHEGWTGVSPPGPAAMLSMQPAPSSPGASSQYPCLWTVSSCTVSSSPPGGIVSSTHSQEEPTDGGSTSTSPCSLLQGHGPTSSEAGVDQASHSRVGRVSWSSVSTHSF